Part of the Diabrotica virgifera virgifera chromosome 6, PGI_DIABVI_V3a genome, taaaatgattttttcttgaTAATCAAAAGTTCTGAGTAAAAAAGCTAAACTCATTTTCATAAatataaaattgatttatttataagTTAAACAAGTAAAAATGAATTGTTCTTGATAAGTGTTAAGATTTTATTTGAAGTAAAAATTATGAGCAAAACGCTAAGATCATTGTGAAAACTATAAAATTGGTTTTATAAGTAtgagtaaaattattttttctcgATAAGTTAATATTTGATCTGAAGTAAAAATTATGAGTAACACGATAAAATGATTTTGATTACTATAAAATTGATTTATTTACGGATTGACTGGGTAAAATGATTTGATGTTTTCTTGTCTGCTAGCTTCTTTATTAAAACGTAGTACTATCACATTTGAACTTGTTTCACGACTAAACTGTTTTGAAGTGATAAAAAACAAGTTCTAATGCATCTAATGCATTGTGTCACCAATAATGTTAACATTTCATACTAATATAggaaaataactttattaaaacTCGGGAGAATTAAAAAGAATACTGTTTTGTGGTATGTTAAACTATACGGAGAAAAATGATTCCGTAGTATATACTTAGTGTACTATATTTTATTTAACTGTAGACTATATTAGCAACTGAGCACATCTTTCAAATCTCTATACTAAGCTACAGAGAAAGACATAAATATCAAAAGACCTATCACTACATAAAGTCCATGCTTTAAAGAACAATTACACTCCAAACAAAAATAATCTACTTTAACGgaaagtattattattattaccttgATCGAAACAACTTGGGTTGATCAAACTGATCAGTTCGTTCTCAGTCAAGGAGGTAAAACTTTGTGGTATCATTCTGTCAACGTTCTGAGTCCTGTCGGCTTGTGTCGTCGGTACCATTTCCTTGACAGGAATACTCACGGATCCAAAGGACTGCGTGAACGTCTCGGCTTGTGTCGTTAATTGACTTGTACTAGCAGGTAAGTTGGTCCCCAAGTCGCTGAGTTTCTTCTGCGTTTGGAGGAGATCGACTGCCGCGTTCAGTAGCACGGCGTTCTCAGGCCCAGTGGTCAAAGCTGCGGCAATCTCTACGGGCTGAGGAGTGCTGAGAAGCGATTGCTGCGGAGAAGTGCTACTGAGCAGCGCTTGTTCAACGGCAGTGGTAGTTTGGCATAAGCTCATGTTGGGGGAGGGGGCCATAAGTGTTTCTGGAGGTATAGCACTTGAGCTGCGGCACATCAAGCTCGGGGAAATTTGGGAATTCAGAATAACTTCTGAGGTGAGATTGGGCGATGGATTCGACAGTTCAGCTGGTCCCAGGGAGGGGGTCGTCATGGTGGTGTTTATCATAGCAGGCACCATGAGACTAGCTTGGGAATTGAGCATTACATCGTGCGTGGGAATCATCACCTCTGGAGGAGCTGCTGTTACTAAGGAGGTCAAGTTATTTATGAGTATGCCTTTCGGCGAGGAATCTGCTCTGGTGGGGCTCAAATGTGACTCTACGGTCGAATTCACCAAAGCATCGAGCCTTTCTGTGTTTATCGGTGTAGGGACACTACGATCCATGGCAGTAGCTACTGTCGTTATGGCAGAGGAAGCCATAGCGTTTGTTTGCTCCGGTGGCGTCTGTTCAGGTACATCTGCGCTTTCTGATTTTGCAACAATATTCATTACTTCGTTCTGTGTTCTACTAGACATAAAAGGCCTTGCAGAGCTTGGAAACATCGGCTCCCTTAGATTCAGTACACCACAACTTTCCATGGTAGGAGGTTTTGGGTTAGGGAACATGCTACCTTCAGTGCTGATGATCTGGCTGATGTCGTTTTTCATTAACAACCCCGTTGGATTCGTTAAAGGTATCAACGACGGTTTAGCTTCAATTCTGCTTAAATAGTTTTCCACACTCTGAGCACTTTGGTTCGGTAATGGAGCTGAGGGATGCTCCATAATACCGAACGTCTGTAAAGCCGCTATAGAAGGTGCAGTCGTATTTACCAAATCAGCTACTGTAACCATTGGCATTTTCATACGCAAATCCATAACTTTTTCCATACTCGTGCTGTTCTGGTCAGTCAACATGGGAGTGGATGGCAGAACGTTACTACACGTACTACCTTCATTTATGGTAGACATATTTGAATCTCCACAGTCTAAAGAACTTTCGCAAATGTTCGTCACTCTACTCATGCAGCCTCCTCTTACTAAATCGATGCTATCTTCATTACCAACACTTATGTTCGAGTTTTCATTAATGTGACTCATCATGGAGTTCTCATTGATCATCGACATGTTAGAGTCACCATGATGAGCGTCTAAAGAACTCTCAGACATATGTCTGTATCTCTCTTGTTCTATAATAGAACCCTGGCTTGATTCGTCTATGTATTCTTGTTTCAAAGAGTGTAAAGGTGGAGAATGACTGTCGCTGGTGGATGGGAGGTTGATGGAAGGTCTCCTTGTCGAAATCGGCACCATGCTCGACTCAGGGGGCGGCATCATATCCAGATCTTGCTCTCTTTTACTGATGGACACGTTGGATTGCCAGAAGGTACTCTTGAAGAACGTAGGCGGCTGGTGGGGTGGAGGGGGAGGCGGCGCTGGTTCGTCCATAACTGAAAAGTAtgagaaaaatcattttttactGACACACGACTGTTGGATTCCTAAATTAATAGCTGCCGGCTCAGCCACTGTAAGAAAAGAGGGGGGCGTGCCACTCAAGCAATGGTTGCCTCAGAAATGTCAATGTTACAacaataaataagtgatgtagaGTTTCACGGTGAAGGCATTTAGTAAAAAAGTTAGAAATTAACATTTTATGAATGAATGACGATGGTCTTAGTCGATAttagtaattaataaacaaactgAATGCCTTTTAAAAGTAAATTGAACTTGAAAAACAGTTACTTTTAGCCAAGGCTTGATAGGCATGATCCACAATGTTGACGTTCCACACATCGTACTCAGAACCATCTAGAGCATGGTCTCATTCTCACCTCTCTCACCAAATCTTCCCAAAAACTGTTCTGTTTCTAATTTTAATGGGTTAAAAGGATTTTTTATGAAGTGTAAACATTTTTTGAGATAAGTTCTTGGGGCGTAATCGTATCTATGTGTAATAAGAAACCTCTCTACCCCTATCGATTTGTTTCGTGGTTAATTTAAACGTGGACTAATATACAGATTGTTTAGATTTCAATTATATATACACCctttaaatggcaacactgtacGCTACACGTAAACATTAGCAAGTGTGTTATAGTTGTAAGAGTATTCATTTCACCAGCAAAATACAGATTACTATTTTGTTTAGTTCTTGAATATTCTTGAACAATCTTTACTTGAAGATCGCTTGCATTATAGTACAGGTacagcaatgttgccgattttagcccTTCCTTCAGTGTCTTATACCTAATCAAAAACTAAACAGTCTATATAcattatttgattttatttctagaCTGTTAGTGTTTCTTTAGCAAGAATCATGAACTGATGAATTGTAAAATTAGTGCGTATATTCAAAAGTACTTATGTAAT contains:
- the LOC114332415 gene encoding uncharacterized protein LOC114332415 isoform X5 produces the protein MVKGTPRSASASHYTPCQWPDGNSSRVTSSQWHLIEREAKKKNENEDILSERSSEKKDEPKMTLCTIPTPQTRAARRPGRPPSGKNCNGPLRQRDMPGKVRSSYRRNLDPCDNSNDSGIELIRTAPTSSTPSLTMSTNTSSTVVRTVPRCVPLSSKQSSSGPVPLTTQLMATSRYTNVSLQILKQPEQQHRARYQTEGSRGAVKDREGNGFPVVQLVNYFKPATLQVFIGTDTGRIAPHMFYQACKVSGKNSTPCTERKIDGTCVIELQLDPAKDMSATCDCVGILKERNVDVEHRFPDQLGNRSKKKSTKCRMIFRTTITLEDGTIETLQVCSQPIVCTQPPGIPEISKKSLGSCPASGGLELFVFGKNFLKDTRVVFQQYEENHVRWEQTVTPDKEHLHQIHFVCVIPPYRRTDITVPVAVRLCVISSGKTSETHQFVYTPVNGVPSVMDEPAPPPPPPHQPPTFFKSTFWQSNVSISKREQDLDMMPPPESSMVPISTRRPSINLPSTSDSHSPPLHSLKQEYIDESSQGSIIEQERYRHMSESSLDAHHGDSNMSMINENSMMSHINENSNISVGNEDSIDLVRGGCMSRVTNICESSLDCGDSNMSTINEGSTCSNVLPSTPMLTDQNSTSMEKVMDLRMKMPMVTVADLVNTTAPSIAALQTFGIMEHPSAPLPNQSAQSVENYLSRIEAKPSLIPLTNPTGLLMKNDISQIISTEGSMFPNPKPPTMESCGVLNLREPMFPSSARPFMSSRTQNEVMNIVAKSESADVPEQTPPEQTNAMASSAITTVATAMDRSVPTPINTERLDALVNSTVESHLSPTRADSSPKGILINNLTSLVTAAPPEVMIPTHDVMLNSQASLMVPAMINTTMTTPSLGPAELSNPSPNLTSEVILNSQISPSLMCRSSSAIPPETLMAPSPNMSLCQTTTAVEQALLSSTSPQQSLLSTPQPVEIAAALTTGPENAVLLNAAVDLLQTQKKLSDLGTNLPASTSQLTTQAETFTQSFGSVSIPVKEMVPTTQADRTQNVDRMIPQSFTSLTENELISLINPSCFDQGNNNNTFR
- the LOC114332415 gene encoding uncharacterized protein LOC114332415 isoform X1 — protein: MVKGTPRSASASHYTPCQWPDGNSSRVTSSQWHLIEREAKKKNENEDILSERSSEKKDEPKMTLCTIPTPQTRAARRPGRPPSGKNCNGPLRQRDMPGKVRSSYRRNLDPCDNSNDSGIDFGDLHMDPHQHRLGTERLTWTGERAETKRQKVDIKLEDEEVNDGYCFPETVRTNKDNNNISLIRTAPTSSTPSLTMSTNTSSTVVRTVPRCVPLSSKQSSSGPVPLTTQLMATSRYTNVSLQILKQPEQQHRARYQTEGSRGAVKDREGNGFPVVQLVNYFKPATLQVFIGTDTGRIAPHMFYQACKVSGKNSTPCTERKIDGTCVIELQLDPAKDMSATCDCVGILKERNVDVEHRFPDQLGNRSKKKSTKCRMIFRTTITLEDGTIETLQVCSQPIVCTQPPGIPEISKKSLGSCPASGGLELFVFGKNFLKDTRVVFQQYEENHVRWEQTVTPDKEHLHQIHFVCVIPPYRRTDITVPVAVRLCVISSGKTSETHQFVYTPVNGVPSVMDEPAPPPPPPHQPPTFFKSTFWQSNVSISKREQDLDMMPPPESSMVPISTRRPSINLPSTSDSHSPPLHSLKQEYIDESSQGSIIEQERYRHMSESSLDAHHGDSNMSMINENSMMSHINENSNISVGNEDSIDLVRGGCMSRVTNICESSLDCGDSNMSTINEGSTCSNVLPSTPMLTDQNSTSMEKVMDLRMKMPMVTVADLVNTTAPSIAALQTFGIMEHPSAPLPNQSAQSVENYLSRIEAKPSLIPLTNPTGLLMKNDISQIISTEGSMFPNPKPPTMESCGVLNLREPMFPSSARPFMSSRTQNEVMNIVAKSESADVPEQTPPEQTNAMASSAITTVATAMDRSVPTPINTERLDALVNSTVESHLSPTRADSSPKGILINNLTSLVTAAPPEVMIPTHDVMLNSQASLMVPAMINTTMTTPSLGPAELSNPSPNLTSEVILNSQISPSLMCRSSSAIPPETLMAPSPNMSLCQTTTAVEQALLSSTSPQQSLLSTPQPVEIAAALTTGPENAVLLNAAVDLLQTQKKLSDLGTNLPASTSQLTTQAETFTQSFGSVSIPVKEMVPTTQADRTQNVDRMIPQSFTSLTENELISLINPSCFDQGNNNNTFR
- the LOC114332415 gene encoding uncharacterized protein LOC114332415 isoform X4, producing MTLCTIPTPQTRAARRPGRPPSGKNCNGPLRQRDMPGKVRSSYRRNLDPCDNSNDSGIDFGDLHMDPHQHRLGTERLTWTGERAETKRQKVDIKLEDEEVNDGYCFPETVRTNKDNNNISLIRTAPTSSTPSLTMSTNTSSTVVRTVPRCVPLSSKQSSSGPVPLTTQLMATSRYTNVSLQILKQPEQQHRARYQTEGSRGAVKDREGNGFPVVQLVNYFKPATLQVFIGTDTGRIAPHMFYQACKVSGKNSTPCTERKIDGTCVIELQLDPAKDMSATCDCVGILKERNVDVEHRFPDQLGNRSKKKSTKCRMIFRTTITLEDGTIETLQVCSQPIVCTQPPGIPEISKKSLGSCPASGGLELFVFGKNFLKDTRVVFQQYEENHVRWEQTVTPDKEHLHQIHFVCVIPPYRRTDITVPVAVRLCVISSGKTSETHQFVYTPVNGVPSVMDEPAPPPPPPHQPPTFFKSTFWQSNVSISKREQDLDMMPPPESSMVPISTRRPSINLPSTSDSHSPPLHSLKQEYIDESSQGSIIEQERYRHMSESSLDAHHGDSNMSMINENSMMSHINENSNISVGNEDSIDLVRGGCMSRVTNICESSLDCGDSNMSTINEGSTCSNVLPSTPMLTDQNSTSMEKVMDLRMKMPMVTVADLVNTTAPSIAALQTFGIMEHPSAPLPNQSAQSVENYLSRIEAKPSLIPLTNPTGLLMKNDISQIISTEGSMFPNPKPPTMESCGVLNLREPMFPSSARPFMSSRTQNEVMNIVAKSESADVPEQTPPEQTNAMASSAITTVATAMDRSVPTPINTERLDALVNSTVESHLSPTRADSSPKGILINNLTSLVTAAPPEVMIPTHDVMLNSQASLMVPAMINTTMTTPSLGPAELSNPSPNLTSEVILNSQISPSLMCRSSSAIPPETLMAPSPNMSLCQTTTAVEQALLSSTSPQQSLLSTPQPVEIAAALTTGPENAVLLNAAVDLLQTQKKLSDLGTNLPASTSQLTTQAETFTQSFGSVSIPVKEMVPTTQADRTQNVDRMIPQSFTSLTENELISLINPSCFDQGNNNNTFR
- the LOC114332415 gene encoding uncharacterized protein LOC114332415 isoform X6 codes for the protein MGLKKASKPALSGRRISKQLKNLTKDTEAKKKNENEDILSERSSEKKDEPKMTLCTIPTPQTRAARRPGRPPSGKNCNGPLRQRDMPGKVRSSYRRNLDPCDNSNDSGIELIRTAPTSSTPSLTMSTNTSSTVVRTVPRCVPLSSKQSSSGPVPLTTQLMATSRYTNVSLQILKQPEQQHRARYQTEGSRGAVKDREGNGFPVVQLVNYFKPATLQVFIGTDTGRIAPHMFYQACKVSGKNSTPCTERKIDGTCVIELQLDPAKDMSATCDCVGILKERNVDVEHRFPDQLGNRSKKKSTKCRMIFRTTITLEDGTIETLQVCSQPIVCTQPPGIPEISKKSLGSCPASGGLELFVFGKNFLKDTRVVFQQYEENHVRWEQTVTPDKEHLHQIHFVCVIPPYRRTDITVPVAVRLCVISSGKTSETHQFVYTPVNGVPSVMDEPAPPPPPPHQPPTFFKSTFWQSNVSISKREQDLDMMPPPESSMVPISTRRPSINLPSTSDSHSPPLHSLKQEYIDESSQGSIIEQERYRHMSESSLDAHHGDSNMSMINENSMMSHINENSNISVGNEDSIDLVRGGCMSRVTNICESSLDCGDSNMSTINEGSTCSNVLPSTPMLTDQNSTSMEKVMDLRMKMPMVTVADLVNTTAPSIAALQTFGIMEHPSAPLPNQSAQSVENYLSRIEAKPSLIPLTNPTGLLMKNDISQIISTEGSMFPNPKPPTMESCGVLNLREPMFPSSARPFMSSRTQNEVMNIVAKSESADVPEQTPPEQTNAMASSAITTVATAMDRSVPTPINTERLDALVNSTVESHLSPTRADSSPKGILINNLTSLVTAAPPEVMIPTHDVMLNSQASLMVPAMINTTMTTPSLGPAELSNPSPNLTSEVILNSQISPSLMCRSSSAIPPETLMAPSPNMSLCQTTTAVEQALLSSTSPQQSLLSTPQPVEIAAALTTGPENAVLLNAAVDLLQTQKKLSDLGTNLPASTSQLTTQAETFTQSFGSVSIPVKEMVPTTQADRTQNVDRMIPQSFTSLTENELISLINPSCFDQGNNNNTFR
- the LOC114332415 gene encoding uncharacterized protein LOC114332415 isoform X3, with amino-acid sequence MGLKKASKPALSGRRISKQLKNLTKDTEAKKKNENEDILSERSSEKKDEPKMTLCTIPTPQTRAARRPGRPPSGKNCNGPLRQRDMPGKVRSSYRRNLDPCDNSNDSGIDFGDLHMDPHQHRLGTERLTWTGERAETKRQKVDIKLEDEEVNDGYCFPETVRTNKDNNNISLIRTAPTSSTPSLTMSTNTSSTVVRTVPRCVPLSSKQSSSGPVPLTTQLMATSRYTNVSLQILKQPEQQHRARYQTEGSRGAVKDREGNGFPVVQLVNYFKPATLQVFIGTDTGRIAPHMFYQACKVSGKNSTPCTERKIDGTCVIELQLDPAKDMSATCDCVGILKERNVDVEHRFPDQLGNRSKKKSTKCRMIFRTTITLEDGTIETLQVCSQPIVCTQPPGIPEISKKSLGSCPASGGLELFVFGKNFLKDTRVVFQQYEENHVRWEQTVTPDKEHLHQIHFVCVIPPYRRTDITVPVAVRLCVISSGKTSETHQFVYTPVNGVPSVMDEPAPPPPPPHQPPTFFKSTFWQSNVSISKREQDLDMMPPPESSMVPISTRRPSINLPSTSDSHSPPLHSLKQEYIDESSQGSIIEQERYRHMSESSLDAHHGDSNMSMINENSMMSHINENSNISVGNEDSIDLVRGGCMSRVTNICESSLDCGDSNMSTINEGSTCSNVLPSTPMLTDQNSTSMEKVMDLRMKMPMVTVADLVNTTAPSIAALQTFGIMEHPSAPLPNQSAQSVENYLSRIEAKPSLIPLTNPTGLLMKNDISQIISTEGSMFPNPKPPTMESCGVLNLREPMFPSSARPFMSSRTQNEVMNIVAKSESADVPEQTPPEQTNAMASSAITTVATAMDRSVPTPINTERLDALVNSTVESHLSPTRADSSPKGILINNLTSLVTAAPPEVMIPTHDVMLNSQASLMVPAMINTTMTTPSLGPAELSNPSPNLTSEVILNSQISPSLMCRSSSAIPPETLMAPSPNMSLCQTTTAVEQALLSSTSPQQSLLSTPQPVEIAAALTTGPENAVLLNAAVDLLQTQKKLSDLGTNLPASTSQLTTQAETFTQSFGSVSIPVKEMVPTTQADRTQNVDRMIPQSFTSLTENELISLINPSCFDQGNNNNTFR
- the LOC114332415 gene encoding uncharacterized protein LOC114332415 isoform X7; translated protein: MTLCTIPTPQTRAARRPGRPPSGKNCNGPLRQRDMPGKVRSSYRRNLDPCDNSNDSGIELIRTAPTSSTPSLTMSTNTSSTVVRTVPRCVPLSSKQSSSGPVPLTTQLMATSRYTNVSLQILKQPEQQHRARYQTEGSRGAVKDREGNGFPVVQLVNYFKPATLQVFIGTDTGRIAPHMFYQACKVSGKNSTPCTERKIDGTCVIELQLDPAKDMSATCDCVGILKERNVDVEHRFPDQLGNRSKKKSTKCRMIFRTTITLEDGTIETLQVCSQPIVCTQPPGIPEISKKSLGSCPASGGLELFVFGKNFLKDTRVVFQQYEENHVRWEQTVTPDKEHLHQIHFVCVIPPYRRTDITVPVAVRLCVISSGKTSETHQFVYTPVNGVPSVMDEPAPPPPPPHQPPTFFKSTFWQSNVSISKREQDLDMMPPPESSMVPISTRRPSINLPSTSDSHSPPLHSLKQEYIDESSQGSIIEQERYRHMSESSLDAHHGDSNMSMINENSMMSHINENSNISVGNEDSIDLVRGGCMSRVTNICESSLDCGDSNMSTINEGSTCSNVLPSTPMLTDQNSTSMEKVMDLRMKMPMVTVADLVNTTAPSIAALQTFGIMEHPSAPLPNQSAQSVENYLSRIEAKPSLIPLTNPTGLLMKNDISQIISTEGSMFPNPKPPTMESCGVLNLREPMFPSSARPFMSSRTQNEVMNIVAKSESADVPEQTPPEQTNAMASSAITTVATAMDRSVPTPINTERLDALVNSTVESHLSPTRADSSPKGILINNLTSLVTAAPPEVMIPTHDVMLNSQASLMVPAMINTTMTTPSLGPAELSNPSPNLTSEVILNSQISPSLMCRSSSAIPPETLMAPSPNMSLCQTTTAVEQALLSSTSPQQSLLSTPQPVEIAAALTTGPENAVLLNAAVDLLQTQKKLSDLGTNLPASTSQLTTQAETFTQSFGSVSIPVKEMVPTTQADRTQNVDRMIPQSFTSLTENELISLINPSCFDQGNNNNTFR
- the LOC114332415 gene encoding uncharacterized protein LOC114332415 isoform X2, with the protein product MVKGTPRSASASHYTPCQWPDGNSSRVTSSQWHLIEREAKKKNENEDILSERSSEKKDEPKMTLCTIPTPQTRAARRPGRPPSGKNCNGPLRQRDMPGKVRSSYRRNLDPCDNSNDSGIDFGDLHMDPHQHRLGTERLTWTGERAETKRQKVDIKLEDEEVNDGYCFPETVRTNKDNNNISLIRTAPTSSTPSLTMSTNTSSTVVRTVPRCVPLSSKQSSSGPVPLTTQLMATSRYTNVSLQILKQPEQQHRARYQTEGSRGAVKDREGNGFPVVQLVNYFKPATLQVFIGTDTGRIAPHMFYQACKVSGKNSTPCTERKIDGTCVIELQLDPAKDMSATCDCVGILKERNVDVEHRFPDQLGNRSKKKSTKCRMIFRTTITLEDGTIETLQVCSQPIVCTQPPGIPEISKKSLGSCPASGGLELFVFGKNFLKDTRVVFQQYEENHVRWEQTVTPDKEHLHQIHFVCVIPPYRRTDITVPVAVRLCVISSGKTSETHQFVYTPVNGVPSVMDEPAPPPPPPHQPPTFFKSTFWQSNVSISKREQDLDMMPPPESSMVPISTRRPSINLPSTSDSHSPPLHSLKQEYIDESSQGSIIEQERYRHMSESSLDAHHGDSNMSMINENSMMSHINENSNISVGNEDSIDLVRGGCMSRVTNICESSLDCGDSNMSTINEGSTCSNVLPSTPMLTDQNSTSMEKVMDLRMKMPMVTVADLVNTTAPSIAALQTFGIMEHPSAPLPNQSAQSVENYLSRIEAKPSLIPLTNPTGLLMKNDISQIISTEGSMFPNPKPPTMESCGVLNLREPMFPSSARPFMSSRTQNEVMNIVAKSESADVPEQTPPEQTNAMASSAITTVATAMDRSVPTPINTERLDALVNSTVESHLSPTRADSSPKGILINNLTSLVTAAPPEVMIPTHDVMLNSQASLMVPAMINTTMTTPSLGPAELSNPSPNLTSEVILNSQISPSLMCRSSSAIPPETLMAPSPNMSLCQTTTAVEQALLSSTSPQQSLLSTPQPVEIAAALTTGPENAVLLNAAVDLLQTQKKLSDLGTNLPASTSQLTTQAETFTQSFGSVSIPVKEMVPTTQADRTQNVDRMIPQSFTSLTENELISLINPSCFDQV